The following coding sequences lie in one Methanopyrus sp. SNP6 genomic window:
- a CDS encoding ABC transporter ATP-binding protein — translation MALLEVKDLRVESKDGTEIVRGASLTVDEGEIVDLIGPNGSGKSTLAKTIVGCSGYEVVEGEVRFKGRDITDLPMYERARMGLTMSWQEPARFEGLTVGEYLSVCTDDEDWARRCLRIVGLDPEEYWDRECGENLSGGERKRVELAAVMAMRPNLVILDEPDAGLDMSSMEDLAKVIETMREEGSAVLLITHNRDLAEQVGDRAYLMMDGKIVDEGDPRDVVLKCLMCGGGLVCGAE, via the coding sequence TTGGCTCTGCTCGAGGTTAAAGACCTGCGGGTGGAATCCAAGGACGGGACGGAGATCGTTCGAGGTGCCTCCCTGACTGTCGACGAGGGCGAGATCGTCGACCTGATCGGTCCCAACGGGTCGGGGAAGAGCACGCTGGCGAAGACCATCGTGGGATGCTCCGGGTACGAGGTAGTCGAAGGTGAGGTCCGGTTCAAGGGCCGGGATATCACCGACCTCCCAATGTACGAGCGGGCGAGGATGGGACTGACGATGTCCTGGCAGGAGCCCGCGAGGTTCGAGGGCCTGACCGTGGGTGAATACCTGTCCGTCTGCACCGACGACGAGGACTGGGCGCGACGGTGTCTCCGGATCGTCGGCCTCGACCCTGAAGAATACTGGGATCGCGAGTGTGGTGAAAACCTGAGCGGGGGCGAGCGGAAGCGCGTCGAGCTGGCGGCGGTGATGGCGATGAGGCCGAACCTGGTGATCCTGGACGAGCCGGACGCGGGACTGGATATGTCGTCGATGGAGGATTTGGCGAAGGTCATCGAGACTATGAGGGAAGAAGGTTCCGCAGTGCTGTTGATCACGCACAACCGCGACTTGGCGGAGCAGGTCGGCGACAGGGCCTACCTGATGATGGACGGTAAGATCGTCGATGAAGGAGACCCAAGGGACGTGGTGCTCAAGTGCCTGATGTGCGGGGGTGGCTTGGTGTGCGGGGCGGAGTGA
- a CDS encoding SufD family Fe-S cluster assembly protein, which translates to MRGGVSPKEVFKPTGYHAGPDTPRIVIIENKVVNVQGAEGLELNAEEEDDTVVAELVVKEGYEFDEPIHMCVGVPWPEGVQRIVTRLIVEPEAKIRLMSHCSFPRARDVVHEMEAEFEIGECADVKVTDVHYHGEGGVRLKAEYDVSVGPEASFTTEFKLTEGRVGELEWGMDAHVEERATMEGVARLRAVEEDRVRAVESVRLIGEDARTLLDFKAAAINGAFIELVGEISGEADGARGHVECSEIIKGGGKVVSVPKLRVVHPGARLTHEAALGTVEKKEVETLMSRGLSEEEAVELLVNAMLRG; encoded by the coding sequence GTGCGGGGCGGAGTGAGCCCCAAGGAGGTGTTCAAGCCCACAGGTTACCACGCGGGCCCGGACACGCCACGGATCGTGATCATCGAGAACAAGGTCGTGAACGTTCAGGGTGCGGAAGGCCTCGAGCTCAACGCCGAGGAGGAAGACGACACCGTCGTCGCCGAGCTCGTGGTGAAAGAGGGATACGAGTTCGACGAGCCCATCCACATGTGCGTGGGGGTCCCGTGGCCGGAGGGAGTCCAGCGAATCGTGACGAGGCTGATCGTGGAGCCCGAAGCGAAGATACGGCTGATGTCCCACTGTTCGTTCCCGAGGGCACGTGACGTCGTACATGAGATGGAAGCTGAGTTCGAGATCGGTGAGTGCGCGGACGTGAAGGTCACTGACGTACACTATCACGGGGAAGGAGGCGTACGGCTGAAGGCCGAGTACGACGTGTCCGTGGGACCCGAGGCGTCCTTCACGACCGAATTCAAGCTCACGGAAGGACGGGTCGGCGAGCTGGAGTGGGGGATGGACGCTCACGTCGAGGAGCGGGCTACTATGGAGGGAGTTGCGAGACTAAGGGCCGTCGAGGAGGATCGCGTCCGGGCGGTGGAGAGCGTCCGGTTGATCGGGGAGGACGCGCGGACACTCCTGGACTTCAAGGCGGCCGCGATCAACGGCGCGTTCATCGAGCTGGTCGGTGAGATTTCAGGGGAGGCGGACGGCGCCCGCGGCCACGTCGAGTGCTCGGAGATCATTAAAGGGGGCGGAAAGGTCGTCAGTGTTCCCAAGCTGCGGGTAGTCCACCCCGGTGCCAGGTTGACGCACGAGGCCGCCCTCGGTACCGTGGAGAAGAAGGAAGTTGAGACCCTGATGTCCCGAGGTCTCTCGGAGGAAGAAGCCGTCGAACTACTCGTGAACGCGATGTTAAGGGGTTGA
- a CDS encoding peptidylprolyl isomerase, with protein MAVEKGDFVKIHYTGRMRDSDEVIDTTRKEVAEEHGLNVKPGPVVIVVGAGMVWEPVEEALMGSEPGDELEVEVPPEKAFGERDPSLVRTYRKSEFEGSVKPGDTVVSPDGRRGRVLSVDGGRVRVDFNHPLAGKTLTYEVEVVDVLKDTMERAEGLLETMVPSVDAELELDGNTLRVRVEGGDTASPAWARAKQRFAKLMMEYDDAVEEVVFEERFTE; from the coding sequence GTGGCCGTCGAGAAAGGTGACTTCGTAAAGATCCACTACACTGGACGCATGAGGGACTCCGACGAGGTGATCGACACCACGCGGAAGGAGGTCGCGGAGGAGCACGGTCTGAACGTCAAGCCCGGTCCGGTGGTGATCGTGGTCGGGGCCGGGATGGTGTGGGAACCAGTCGAGGAGGCGCTGATGGGCTCGGAACCGGGGGACGAGCTGGAGGTCGAGGTACCTCCGGAGAAGGCCTTCGGAGAGCGTGACCCTTCGCTGGTCCGGACGTACCGTAAGTCCGAGTTCGAAGGGAGTGTGAAGCCCGGGGACACCGTCGTGAGTCCCGACGGTCGGCGCGGTCGCGTGCTCAGCGTCGACGGTGGACGGGTAAGGGTCGACTTCAATCACCCGCTGGCGGGCAAAACGCTGACCTACGAGGTGGAGGTTGTAGACGTACTGAAGGACACGATGGAGCGGGCTGAGGGCCTGCTGGAGACGATGGTACCGTCCGTCGACGCGGAGCTGGAGCTGGACGGTAACACACTGCGAGTCAGGGTAGAGGGCGGCGACACCGCCAGCCCGGCGTGGGCACGGGCGAAGCAGAGGTTCGCGAAGTTGATGATGGAATACGACGACGCCGTGGAAGAGGTTGTGTTCGAGGAACGTTTCACTGAATGA
- a CDS encoding NAD(P)-dependent glycerol-1-phosphate dehydrogenase yields MSVPKKRMQLPREVVVGSNVLPEVPKVLRSVGIPNGVVAVFSGRTTMKIAGNEVVDYLEEAGYQTSPVIVEGSTGDDVKKALEALDEIDADVVAAVGGGKVIDVAKVASYRRDIPFISVPTSASHDGIASPFASIRRKGRPYSEPAQAPLAILADIEVIRKAPERLIRAGVGDVVSNVTAVKDWRLAHRLRNEPYSEYASSLSLMAARIVMKNAKPIGNLLPEGIKKLVQALISGGVAMSIAGSSRPCSGSEHLFSHALDVIAERPALHGEQCGVGTIIMEYLHGGNWREIRETLETAGAPTTAEDLGVSDEEIIEALCMAHEIRPNRYTILGDKGLTRKAAERAAEDTGVIQ; encoded by the coding sequence TTGAGCGTTCCCAAGAAACGCATGCAGCTCCCGAGAGAGGTCGTCGTGGGTTCGAACGTACTCCCCGAAGTTCCGAAGGTCCTACGTAGCGTCGGAATACCGAACGGAGTCGTCGCGGTGTTCTCCGGACGAACTACCATGAAGATCGCGGGGAACGAGGTCGTCGACTACCTCGAGGAAGCCGGGTACCAAACATCACCGGTGATCGTCGAGGGGTCGACCGGGGACGACGTGAAAAAAGCTTTGGAGGCGCTGGACGAGATCGACGCGGACGTGGTGGCCGCGGTGGGCGGCGGTAAGGTCATCGACGTGGCGAAGGTAGCATCGTACCGTCGGGATATCCCGTTCATCAGCGTTCCCACTTCCGCTTCCCACGATGGTATCGCGTCACCGTTCGCCTCCATCCGACGGAAGGGACGACCGTACTCCGAGCCCGCCCAGGCACCCCTGGCCATCCTGGCGGACATAGAAGTCATCCGAAAGGCCCCGGAGCGCCTCATCCGCGCCGGGGTCGGGGATGTCGTCTCCAACGTGACGGCTGTAAAGGACTGGCGACTGGCGCACCGGCTCAGGAACGAGCCCTACAGCGAGTACGCGTCTTCCCTATCGCTGATGGCGGCCCGGATCGTGATGAAGAACGCGAAGCCTATCGGTAATCTCCTACCGGAAGGCATCAAGAAGCTGGTTCAGGCGCTCATCAGCGGCGGGGTGGCTATGAGTATCGCGGGCTCCTCTAGACCGTGCAGTGGGTCGGAGCACCTCTTCAGCCATGCCCTGGACGTGATAGCGGAACGTCCGGCACTTCACGGCGAGCAGTGCGGTGTCGGCACCATCATCATGGAGTACCTCCACGGGGGCAACTGGCGGGAAATCCGTGAGACGCTCGAAACGGCGGGCGCGCCCACCACGGCCGAGGACCTAGGGGTGAGCGACGAGGAGATCATCGAGGCGCTCTGCATGGCGCACGAGATACGTCCGAACCGGTACACCATCTTAGGGGATAAAGGGCTAACGCGAAAGGCTGCGGAGAGGGCGGCCGAGGATACGGGCGTCATTCAGTGA
- the proS gene encoding proline--tRNA ligase, whose protein sequence is MDVRYPVKGMYVWLPYGFEIRQRVVEKLRRKLRETGHEEVLFPTLIPETQLKKESEHIAGFEDEVYWVTHGGLKELDEKLALRPTSETAIYPMFALWIRSHADLPLKIFQVVNTFRYETKHTRPLIRMREITTFKEAHTAHATEEEAEEQVKEAVEIYSSFFDELGIPYIASVRPEWDKFPGAEYTVAFDTLMPDGRTLQIGTVHMLGQNFAKTFEVTYETEEGDQEYVYMTCYGISDRVVASMIAIHGDERGLVLPPDVAPYQVVVVPILKKGVRRKILERAVEVEEMLREEEVRVKVDDRDMSPGRKFHYWELKGVPLRIELGARELKEGTAVVFRRDELDRETYAFEELPEVVPDLMEEIAMRLRKRAREKFENGIFRTDSPEEARRLVGKGIVETGWCGSKRCGMRMEEEFGGDVLGTPYPEEDTEFERCPICGETAEYTVRIAKTY, encoded by the coding sequence ATGGACGTGAGGTACCCCGTTAAGGGTATGTACGTGTGGTTACCATACGGGTTCGAGATCCGACAACGGGTAGTCGAGAAGCTGAGGCGAAAGCTGAGGGAGACCGGGCACGAGGAGGTGCTGTTCCCGACGCTGATTCCGGAGACCCAGCTGAAGAAGGAATCCGAGCACATAGCAGGGTTCGAGGACGAGGTGTACTGGGTGACTCACGGGGGACTCAAAGAACTCGACGAGAAGCTGGCGCTGCGACCGACCAGCGAGACCGCGATCTACCCGATGTTCGCGCTGTGGATCAGGTCGCACGCCGACCTACCGCTTAAGATATTCCAGGTCGTGAACACCTTCCGGTATGAGACAAAGCACACCCGACCGCTGATCCGGATGCGGGAGATCACCACGTTCAAGGAGGCTCACACTGCCCACGCGACCGAGGAAGAGGCGGAGGAGCAGGTCAAGGAGGCGGTGGAAATATACTCGTCGTTCTTCGATGAGCTCGGGATTCCGTACATCGCGTCGGTGCGGCCGGAGTGGGACAAGTTCCCGGGCGCCGAGTACACAGTGGCCTTCGACACGCTGATGCCGGACGGTCGGACGCTGCAGATCGGTACCGTCCACATGCTCGGTCAAAACTTCGCGAAGACATTCGAGGTCACCTACGAGACGGAGGAAGGCGACCAGGAGTACGTGTACATGACCTGCTACGGTATATCGGACCGAGTGGTGGCCTCGATGATAGCCATACACGGGGACGAGCGTGGCCTGGTGCTGCCGCCGGACGTGGCACCGTATCAGGTAGTAGTGGTCCCTATCCTGAAGAAGGGAGTTCGGCGGAAGATCCTGGAACGTGCTGTGGAGGTCGAGGAGATGTTGCGGGAGGAGGAAGTCCGGGTCAAGGTAGACGACCGCGACATGAGTCCGGGACGTAAGTTCCACTACTGGGAGCTGAAGGGTGTCCCGTTGCGTATCGAGCTCGGAGCCCGGGAACTCAAGGAGGGGACCGCGGTAGTCTTCCGTAGGGACGAGCTCGATCGTGAGACGTACGCGTTCGAAGAACTGCCCGAGGTCGTTCCCGATCTGATGGAGGAGATCGCGATGAGGCTGCGGAAGCGGGCCCGCGAGAAGTTCGAAAATGGTATATTCCGAACGGACTCCCCTGAGGAGGCACGAAGACTGGTTGGTAAGGGGATCGTCGAGACCGGTTGGTGTGGTTCCAAGCGCTGTGGTATGCGTATGGAGGAGGAATTCGGTGGAGACGTTCTCGGTACTCCATACCCCGAAGAAGACACCGAATTCGAAAGGTGTCCGATCTGTGGTGAAACAGCCGAGTACACCGTCCGTATCGCGAAAACGTACTGA
- the psmB gene encoding archaeal proteasome endopeptidase complex subunit beta — MKELDQLTKGTTTVGVLADKGVVLAADRRAVMGNLIAGKQVKKIFRIHDYIGVTTAGSVADAQKIVDLMRAEARLYELRHNRTISARALANMTSHVLHSSLKAFRPYLVQLIVGGFNDDDPTLYNLDPSGSIIEEDYTATGSGSPTAYGVLEAEYEERMSLDDAIEVAVRAVKSALERDTGTGEGVTVVTITREEGYRELPEEEVEKLLS, encoded by the coding sequence ATGAAGGAGCTGGACCAGCTCACCAAGGGAACCACGACAGTCGGCGTATTGGCCGATAAAGGAGTCGTGTTGGCCGCCGACCGGCGAGCCGTAATGGGCAACCTGATCGCGGGCAAGCAGGTGAAGAAGATCTTCCGCATCCACGACTACATCGGCGTGACCACGGCCGGCTCGGTGGCCGACGCCCAGAAAATAGTCGACCTCATGCGGGCGGAGGCCAGACTGTACGAGCTGAGGCATAACCGGACGATCAGCGCCAGAGCGCTGGCTAACATGACCTCGCACGTACTGCACTCAAGCCTCAAGGCGTTTCGCCCGTACCTCGTGCAGCTGATCGTCGGCGGGTTCAACGACGACGACCCGACGCTGTACAACCTGGACCCCAGCGGATCTATCATCGAGGAGGACTATACGGCCACGGGTTCCGGCTCTCCGACGGCCTACGGTGTGCTCGAGGCCGAGTACGAGGAAAGGATGTCTTTGGACGACGCGATCGAGGTAGCAGTCCGTGCCGTGAAATCCGCGCTCGAACGTGATACTGGCACCGGTGAGGGGGTGACTGTGGTAACCATCACCCGGGAGGAGGGGTACCGAGAGTTACCAGAAGAGGAGGTGGAGAAGCTCCTCTCGTAA
- a CDS encoding beta-CASP ribonuclease aCPSF1 encodes MSERRSGEKTLEEVKKKVMERVEEVLPSDIVVTDIDFEGPEVVLYTNSPHSFVKDDSDLVTKLAKALRKRVKIRPNPAALSPAKEAKKVILKIIPEEAGVSERDLLFLDTGEVVIFSKKPGLVIGKRGKNVHRISRDTGWVPRIYRQPPIPSKTVNTTRRLILSDDSRRKFLRNVSARIFCGRTRSRGIESRWARVSALGGFQEVGRSSLFLHTEESRVLLDCGVNVAANGTDAYPHFNVPEFRMDDLDAIVITHAHLDHCGFLPYFYRHKVIETRVPVYCTPPTRDLMYLLLTDYIKVLEKRGQEPPYTEKDVKKVIKRTITIDYREPTDITPDMSITFYNAGHILGSASVHVFLQDKGHNFVYTGDINPTTSRLLEGADNRFKRVDSMVVEATYGDSRHGSRRKEENRFRKIVRNTLKKGGKVLIPSFAVGRAQEVMLVLEDMYRKDELEGPVYLDGMIYEATAIHTAYPEYLNRRLQHRILHEDDDPFTSEIFEPVEGSDHRQAIIEDGEPAVILSTSGMLEGGPILEYLRELSDDSKNTLIFVGYQAEGTLGRQIQEGAKEVPLPTPTGKTETLRIELRVETVSGFSGHGDKIEITKYVQSIHPSPPSKVFTNHGEPRACKYFSNHLRRKIRKVFSMAPENLECFRLT; translated from the coding sequence TTGAGCGAGCGAAGAAGCGGCGAAAAGACGTTGGAAGAAGTCAAAAAGAAGGTCATGGAGAGAGTCGAGGAAGTGCTGCCATCGGACATCGTCGTGACCGACATAGACTTCGAAGGTCCCGAGGTCGTCCTGTACACTAACTCGCCGCACTCTTTCGTCAAGGACGATTCGGACCTGGTCACGAAATTGGCTAAAGCCCTGAGGAAACGCGTCAAGATCAGGCCAAATCCCGCCGCGCTCTCCCCGGCTAAGGAGGCCAAGAAGGTCATCCTGAAGATCATCCCCGAGGAGGCCGGGGTCAGCGAACGGGATCTGCTGTTCCTGGACACCGGGGAGGTAGTGATCTTCTCTAAGAAACCCGGACTGGTGATAGGCAAGCGCGGGAAGAACGTGCACAGGATCTCCCGGGATACAGGTTGGGTACCTCGGATCTACAGGCAGCCACCAATCCCGTCGAAGACAGTGAACACGACGCGACGATTGATACTCTCGGACGACTCGCGCCGTAAGTTCCTGAGGAACGTCAGCGCCCGGATCTTCTGCGGTCGAACGCGGAGCCGCGGCATCGAATCACGCTGGGCCCGGGTCAGCGCTCTGGGAGGCTTCCAGGAAGTCGGACGATCCTCGCTGTTCCTGCATACCGAGGAGAGTCGCGTGCTTCTGGACTGCGGCGTGAACGTGGCCGCTAACGGTACGGACGCTTACCCGCACTTCAACGTCCCGGAGTTCCGTATGGACGACCTCGACGCGATCGTGATCACGCACGCGCACCTTGACCACTGCGGCTTCCTTCCGTACTTCTACCGACACAAGGTCATCGAGACCCGGGTCCCGGTCTACTGCACGCCACCGACCCGCGACCTCATGTACCTACTGTTGACGGACTATATCAAGGTCCTTGAGAAGCGTGGCCAGGAGCCACCGTATACCGAAAAGGACGTCAAAAAGGTCATCAAGCGCACGATCACGATAGACTACAGGGAACCCACAGACATCACACCCGACATGAGCATCACATTCTACAACGCCGGTCACATCCTGGGATCGGCCTCCGTGCACGTGTTCCTTCAGGATAAAGGTCACAACTTCGTGTACACGGGCGACATCAACCCGACCACGTCCAGGTTGCTCGAAGGCGCGGATAACAGGTTCAAGCGAGTCGACTCGATGGTCGTCGAAGCCACCTATGGAGACTCGCGGCACGGGAGCCGTCGCAAGGAGGAGAACCGGTTCAGGAAGATCGTGCGGAACACGCTGAAGAAGGGTGGTAAAGTGCTCATACCGTCCTTCGCCGTCGGACGCGCTCAGGAGGTCATGCTCGTTCTGGAGGACATGTACCGTAAGGACGAGCTCGAGGGTCCGGTGTACCTGGACGGCATGATCTACGAGGCGACTGCCATCCACACGGCGTACCCGGAGTACCTCAACCGCCGCCTGCAGCACAGAATACTACACGAGGACGACGACCCGTTCACCTCTGAAATCTTCGAACCCGTGGAGGGGTCGGACCACCGTCAGGCGATCATAGAGGACGGCGAACCTGCGGTAATCCTCTCTACCTCCGGTATGCTTGAAGGGGGCCCGATCTTGGAGTACCTGCGCGAGCTCTCCGACGATTCCAAGAACACGCTAATCTTCGTGGGTTACCAGGCCGAGGGCACGCTCGGAAGGCAGATCCAAGAGGGTGCTAAGGAGGTTCCGCTACCCACTCCTACGGGCAAGACGGAGACCTTACGGATCGAGCTCCGCGTCGAGACCGTGAGCGGGTTCAGTGGACACGGCGACAAGATCGAGATCACCAAATACGTGCAATCTATACACCCGTCACCGCCGTCGAAGGTCTTCACGAACCACGGCGAGCCGCGCGCGTGTAAGTACTTCTCCAACCACCTACGCCGCAAGATCAGGAAGGTCTTTTCCATGGCGCCCGAGAACCTGGAGTGCTTCCGTCTCACTTAG
- the purM gene encoding phosphoribosylformylglycinamidine cyclo-ligase has protein sequence MTYKDAGVDIDKEALAVRAIRDVLEKYKVEPEGCREVEGIGHYAAVLEVHGELLTLNVDGVGSKVLVAQLVGRYDTVGIDAIAMNANDAVCLGARPLAFLDYLAMEDPDPDICAEIAEGLGKGAREAGAPIVGGELATLPEVIRGEEEGRGFDLVVACLGRVESDPITGEDVEPGDAIVGLRSSGIHSNGLTLARKVLLSEYDVHDELPHGKTVAEELLEPTRIYVRPIMEVLRDYEVRGIAHITGGGVENLKRLRDDVRYVLDDPFEPHPVFEIIRELGNVPVDEMYRTFNMGMGMALIVPDEEAEDVVDAVSKHVESKIVGRVEEGRGVVVYADGHEVKL, from the coding sequence ATGACCTACAAGGACGCAGGGGTGGACATCGACAAGGAGGCGCTAGCTGTCCGGGCGATCCGAGACGTGCTGGAGAAATACAAAGTGGAACCGGAGGGCTGCCGGGAAGTCGAGGGAATCGGACACTACGCCGCCGTGCTCGAGGTGCACGGGGAGCTGCTGACGCTCAACGTTGATGGCGTGGGATCCAAGGTCCTCGTCGCCCAGCTGGTCGGACGGTATGACACCGTCGGCATCGACGCGATCGCCATGAACGCAAACGACGCGGTGTGCCTTGGGGCGCGACCGCTGGCCTTCCTCGACTATCTGGCTATGGAGGACCCCGACCCTGACATCTGCGCGGAGATCGCGGAAGGACTCGGTAAAGGGGCTCGGGAGGCAGGCGCTCCGATTGTCGGAGGAGAGCTGGCGACGCTCCCGGAGGTGATCCGCGGGGAGGAGGAAGGGCGTGGGTTCGACCTCGTGGTCGCCTGTCTGGGTAGGGTCGAAAGTGACCCGATCACGGGGGAGGACGTGGAACCCGGCGACGCGATCGTGGGATTGCGGAGCTCCGGGATCCACAGCAACGGCTTAACGTTGGCTAGGAAGGTTCTCCTCTCGGAGTACGACGTGCACGACGAACTCCCGCACGGTAAGACCGTGGCCGAGGAGCTTCTCGAACCGACGCGCATCTACGTCCGGCCCATTATGGAGGTACTCCGGGACTACGAGGTGCGTGGGATCGCCCACATCACCGGGGGTGGTGTAGAGAACCTGAAGCGGCTCCGAGACGACGTGCGCTACGTGCTAGACGATCCGTTCGAGCCTCATCCTGTGTTCGAGATAATCAGGGAGCTGGGGAACGTACCGGTCGACGAGATGTACCGTACGTTCAACATGGGGATGGGGATGGCGTTGATCGTCCCGGATGAGGAGGCCGAAGACGTCGTCGACGCGGTGTCGAAGCACGTGGAGTCGAAGATCGTGGGACGCGTGGAGGAGGGACGTGGGGTGGTCGTTTACGCGGACGGGCACGAGGTGAAACTCTGA
- a CDS encoding 50S ribosomal protein L32e yields the protein MVRNPNLSKEEKRMLKLREELKRKKPKFRRQEWHRYKRLGEKWRRPKGRHSKMRRKLKSRPKMPNPGYGSPKKVRGLHPSGYEEVLVYNPKDLEKIDPKCQAARIASRVGKRKRQEILDKAEELGIVVLNA from the coding sequence TTGGTACGGAACCCGAACCTCTCCAAGGAGGAGAAGCGCATGCTCAAGCTCCGGGAGGAACTCAAGCGGAAGAAGCCGAAGTTCCGCCGACAGGAGTGGCACCGGTACAAGCGGCTGGGTGAGAAGTGGCGCCGACCGAAGGGCCGTCACAGCAAGATGCGTAGGAAGCTCAAGAGCAGGCCGAAGATGCCGAATCCGGGGTACGGCTCCCCGAAGAAAGTCCGCGGCCTGCACCCGTCCGGGTACGAGGAGGTGCTGGTGTACAACCCGAAGGACTTGGAGAAGATCGACCCGAAGTGTCAGGCCGCGCGCATCGCCAGCCGGGTGGGGAAGAGGAAGCGCCAGGAGATCCTCGATAAGGCCGAAGAACTTGGGATCGTCGTACTGAACGCGTAA
- a CDS encoding 50S ribosomal protein L6, producing MPGVVVMEERVKIKDDVEIEISQREDRRYEVTVKGPKGEVTKEFYYPDVYLWVEDDEVVIAATKSNRRQKAILGMIKAYIKNMQKGVTEGHEYKLKLVYSHFPPEVKVDQKEGKVYIENFMGENVPRVAEIVDPKNTEVIVQGQDIIVRGIDKEAVGQTAANLEQATYIKDRDPRVFQDGIYIVEKDGKKVV from the coding sequence ATTCCCGGCGTCGTCGTAATGGAGGAACGCGTCAAAATCAAGGACGACGTCGAGATCGAGATCTCCCAGCGCGAGGACCGGAGGTACGAGGTCACCGTCAAGGGTCCGAAAGGAGAAGTCACGAAGGAGTTTTACTACCCAGACGTGTACCTCTGGGTCGAGGACGACGAGGTCGTGATCGCCGCCACGAAGTCTAACCGGCGTCAGAAGGCCATCCTGGGCATGATCAAGGCCTACATCAAGAACATGCAGAAGGGCGTCACCGAGGGCCACGAATACAAGCTAAAGCTGGTGTACTCGCACTTCCCGCCAGAGGTCAAGGTGGACCAGAAGGAGGGTAAGGTCTACATCGAGAACTTCATGGGTGAGAACGTGCCGCGCGTCGCCGAGATCGTCGACCCGAAGAACACCGAGGTCATCGTACAGGGCCAGGACATCATCGTACGCGGTATCGATAAGGAGGCCGTCGGACAGACCGCCGCGAACCTGGAGCAGGCCACATACATCAAGGATCGGGATCCGCGTGTGTTCCAGGACGGTATTTACATCGTCGAGAAGGACGGCAAGAAGGTCGTGTAA
- a CDS encoding 30S ribosomal protein S8 gives MAMMDPLADAMATIKNNEMVGNKECVIEPASKLIGRVLKVMQEYGYIGSFEFIDDGRSGKFLVKLVGRINDCGVIKPRHPVKKDEWEYWEQRYLPARDFGLLIVTTPEGVMSHYEAKEKGIGGRLLAYVY, from the coding sequence TTGGCCATGATGGACCCACTCGCGGACGCGATGGCCACGATCAAGAACAACGAGATGGTAGGTAACAAGGAGTGCGTGATCGAGCCAGCGTCCAAGCTCATCGGTCGTGTGCTGAAAGTGATGCAGGAGTACGGTTACATCGGTAGCTTCGAGTTCATCGACGACGGTCGCTCCGGGAAGTTCCTAGTCAAGCTGGTCGGCAGGATCAACGACTGCGGTGTAATCAAGCCCAGACACCCGGTCAAGAAGGACGAGTGGGAGTACTGGGAGCAGCGCTACCTGCCGGCCCGAGACTTCGGCCTCCTGATCGTGACCACCCCCGAGGGCGTCATGAGCCACTACGAGGCGAAAGAGAAAGGCATCGGAGGACGGTTGCTCGCGTACGTGTATTGA
- a CDS encoding 30S ribosomal protein S14 produces the protein MARREFGKGARRCRRCGDTHGVIQKYGIMLCRQCFREVAEKMGFKKYN, from the coding sequence ATGGCGAGGAGGGAGTTCGGCAAGGGCGCACGCCGGTGCCGGCGCTGCGGTGATACGCACGGAGTCATACAAAAGTACGGTATCATGCTGTGCAGGCAGTGTTTCCGAGAAGTGGCTGAAAAGATGGGGTTTAAGAAGTACAACTGA
- a CDS encoding 50S ribosomal protein L5, with protein MAVVDEEIRRKILEDWESNPMRKPHVGKVTVNIGVGESGDRLQKAYELLQELTGQKPVYTRAKQTNPSFGIRRGQPIGVKVDLRRERAIEFLDWTLDAVDRELHESQFDEFGNVCFGLEEHIALEGVEYDPEIGIFGMDIAVTLERPGFRVMRRRRCRRPVPRRHRLTKEEGIVFMEEEFDVEVLP; from the coding sequence TTGGCCGTCGTCGACGAGGAGATCCGGCGTAAGATCCTGGAGGACTGGGAGAGCAACCCGATGCGGAAGCCGCACGTGGGCAAGGTCACCGTGAACATAGGCGTCGGCGAGTCCGGGGATCGGCTGCAGAAGGCCTACGAGCTCCTCCAGGAGCTCACCGGACAGAAGCCCGTCTATACCAGGGCCAAGCAGACGAACCCGAGCTTCGGGATCCGACGCGGCCAGCCTATCGGAGTGAAGGTGGACCTGCGACGAGAGCGGGCGATCGAGTTCCTCGACTGGACACTGGACGCCGTCGACAGGGAGCTCCACGAGTCGCAGTTCGACGAGTTCGGTAACGTGTGCTTCGGTCTGGAGGAGCACATCGCCCTTGAGGGCGTCGAGTACGATCCGGAGATAGGCATCTTCGGTATGGACATCGCCGTGACCCTGGAGCGCCCGGGCTTCCGAGTGATGAGGAGGCGTCGCTGTCGTCGCCCCGTCCCGCGCCGGCACCGGCTGACTAAGGAGGAGGGCATAGTCTTCATGGAGGAGGAGTTCGACGTGGAGGTCCTGCCCTGA